Proteins found in one Aspergillus puulaauensis MK2 DNA, chromosome 8, nearly complete sequence genomic segment:
- a CDS encoding rhamnogalacturonan acetylesterase (CAZy:CE12;~COG:E;~EggNog:ENOG410PRJI;~InterPro:IPR013830,IPR036514,IPR037459;~PFAM:PF13472;~go_function: GO:0016787 - hydrolase activity [Evidence IEA]), translating into MRSYILPTLLLAGITHTQPTKRALPPAFILAGDSTTASGGGWGDAFVSSLSSSSTGTNFGHSGATTASFRSGGDWDSVLSAVSESAGSYTPYVTIQFGHNDQKTDEGLAVFKDNLVQFDADVRDAGGIPIFLTSLTRRTFGSDGTVTDDLANVRELTEEAAEETGALIGDLNTKSREYVQAIGQENADSYNLSEDDRTHLNEAGGVVFAGIVGIVLKELEASFDEFINVDAELVAAVEAGEYYSPQ; encoded by the coding sequence ATGCGGTCTTATATCCTCCCAACCCTGCTCCTCGCAGGAATAACCCACACCCAACCAACAAAACGCGCCCTCCCCCCCGCCTTCATCCTAGCCGGAGACTCGACCACCGCCTCAGGCGGCGGCTGGGGCGACGCCTTCGTATCCTCtctatcctcctcctcaacaggAACAAACTTCGGCCACAGCggcgcaacaacagcctccttCCGCTCAGGCGGGGACTGGGACTCCGTCCTCTCGGCCGTCTCCGAGAGTGCAGGCTCATACACGCCCTACGTGACCATCCAGTTCGGGCACAACGACCAGAAAACAGACGAGGGGTTAGCTGTGTTTAAGGACAACCTTGTGCAGTTTGACGCGGATGTGAGGGATGCCGGTGGGATTCCGATTTTCCTCACCTCGCTGACGAGGCGCACATTTGGGAGTGATGGGACGGTTACGGATGATTTGGCGAATGTGCGGGAGTTGacggaggaggcggcggaggagacggGGGCATTGATTGGGGATTTGAATACCAAGTCGAGGGAGTATGTCCAGGCCATTGGGCAGGAGAATGCGGATTCGTATAACTTGAGTGAGGATGATAGGACGCATTTGAATGAGGCTGGGGGTGTGGTGTTTGCGGGGATTGTGGGGATTGTgctgaaggagttggaggcgaGTTTTGATGAGTTTATTAACGTCGATGCGGAGTTGGTTGCGGCTGTTGAGGCCGGGGAGTATTATTCTCCTCAGTGA
- a CDS encoding uncharacterized protein (CAZy:CE5;~COG:S;~EggNog:ENOG410PPRU;~InterPro:IPR043580,IPR029058,IPR000675;~PFAM:PF01083;~SECRETED:SignalP(1-15);~go_function: GO:0016787 - hydrolase activity [Evidence IEA]) — MKTALILALAAGSLSAPTPTIKSRQFNLGDLIAPGSGGLLGDGPGSGSDLGDLFGGSSGSSSSSSPTPSSTAGGSDDGFDLSDWFPGSSSAFKKLPRDGGLGGLGKLPGTGSSSGSDSGSDSGFNLGDLFGGASGSSSGSAPSPSSTGASSGGSDSSDSSSGSSGLGGLSGLSGLMGGGSDSSDSSDSSGSSDSSDSSDSSSSSGSGSSDSSSGSGGLGSLLGGSSTSNDVSDNNGCKKVTFIFARGTTEIGNMGSVVGPKVGEELNSLTNNGCAVQGVDYPADAAGNANMGASGGPKMAELVQTALKQCPDTKVVLGGYSQGAMVVHNADKKLESGQVVGAVTFGDPFKAQKPSNIEQFKTFCASGDPVCLDGGNVMAHLSYGGNAKEAAQFLAKAAGV, encoded by the exons CCATCAAATCTCGCCAGTTCAACCTCGGCGATCTCATAGCACCAGGCTCAGGAGGCCTCCTCGGCGACGGTCCTGGCAGCGGCTCCGACCTAGGCGACCTCTTCGGCGGCTCGTCCGgctcgtcatcctcttctagCCCTACCCCCTCATCAACTGCCGGCGGCTCCGATGACGGGTTCGACCTATCTGACTGGTTCCCcggctcctcttcagcctttAAGAAGCTTCCCCGTGATGGAGGCCTCGGCGGACTGGGAAAGCTACCCGGGACAGGCTCATCTAGCGGTTCTGACAGCGGTTCCGATAGCGGGTTCAACCTAGGCGACCTCTTCGGTGGTGCGTCCGGTTCATCCTCCGGCTCTGCCCCGTCGCCGAGCTCCACTGGCGCCTCTA GCGGCGGTTCTGACTCGTCTGATTCCTCGTCCGGTAGCAGCGGCCTCGGCGGTCTCAGCGGGCTCAGCGGGCTCATGG GAGGTGGCTCCGACAGTTCTGATTCCTCTGATTCCTCCGGTTCCTCCGACTCCTCTGACTCTTccgactcgtccagctcgtctggctctggatcctCCGACTCCTCATCCGGTAGCGGTGGACTAGGTAGCCTCCTTG GAGGCTCCTCCACGTCGAACGACGTCTCCGACAACAACGGCTGCAAAAAGGTgaccttcatcttcgcccGCGGCACCACCGAGATTGGCAACATGGGCAGCGTTGTCGGCCCCAAGGTCGGCGAGGAGCTGAACTCGCTCACCAACAACGGATGCGCCGTTCAGGGTGTTGACTACCCTGCTGATGCCGCT GGAAACGCAAACATGGGCGCCTCCGGTGGCCCCAAAATGGCTGAGCTCGTGCAGACGGCACTCAAGCAGTGCCCAGACACCAAGGTCGTTCTAGGCGGCTACTCACAGGGCGCAATGGTCGTGCACAATGCGGACAAGAAGTTGGAGTCTGGCCAGGTCGTTGGTGCTGTGACCTTCGGTGACCCCTTCAAGGCGCAGAAGCCCAGCAACATCGAGCAGTTCAAGACCTTCTGTGCTAGCGGCGACCCTGTTTGCCTTGATGGCGGAAATGTCATGGCTCATCTGAGCTATGGTGGCAATGCGAAGGAGGCCGCGCAGTTCCTTGCCAAAGCTGCTGGGGTCTAA
- a CDS encoding GFA family protein (COG:S;~EggNog:ENOG410PNNS;~InterPro:IPR011057,IPR006913;~PFAM:PF04828;~go_function: GO:0016846 - carbon-sulfur lyase activity [Evidence IEA]) codes for MTTSHASKPYIPVAGLAEDGWSEEGKATATCYCGTVQLSFPTEAPGLVDTFLCHCTDCRKITASMFASNFIIADSHLTHVRGREKLRTFSQAKTIVSGQAMTNYFCSVCGSLMYRVGEAYPGTSILRIGTVDDFSLHKSKLKPRVEQFTKDRVCWLRDADGVKQVQGSAYTPRNRGSGEVL; via the exons ATGACTACATCTCACGCCTCAAAACCCTACATTCCAGTCGCCGGGTTAGCCGAAGATGGCTGGtctgaagaaggaaaagcaaCAGCAACCTGCTACTGCGGTACTGTCCAGCTATCATTT CCAACTGAGGCCCCAGGCCTAGTCGACACATtcctctgccactgcacTGACTGCCGTAAAATCACGGCCTCAATGTTCGCATCTAACTTCATCATCGCGGACTCTCATCTCACGCATGTCCGAGGCCGTGAGAAACTAAGAACATTCAGCCAGGCAAAGACTATAGTATCCGGACAGGCTATGACGAATTATTTCTGCTCGGTGTGCGGGTCTCTGATGTACCGCGTTGGCGAGGCGTATCCGGGAACTAGCATTCTGCGCATTGGTACGGTGGATGACTTTAGTCTGCATAAGTCGAAGTTGAAGCCGAGAGTCGAGCAGTTTACCAAGGATCGTGTTTGTTGGCTGCGGGATGCAGATGGTGTCAAGCAGGTTCAGGGCTCGGCTTATACGCCACGAAACAGGGGGTCTGGAGAGGTTCTATGA